One stretch of Patescibacteria group bacterium DNA includes these proteins:
- a CDS encoding DHH family phosphoesterase yields MTQEITSQRIFSRIMGAKSPLFVIHKKPDGDAIGSALALAHWLEESGRPAPVFCRDPAPGHYDFLPRFGNITADEEIFFQPGVDLIVVLDSGDAMYAGVQEIFARLSPEITVINIDHHPTNQHYGELNLVDAGASSTAEVIYNFFVHNGVRVDKYMATALLSGILTDTTNFTNPATTVSSMSAASDLVGLGARANDISKYLLKNKSIDALRLWGRALARLEENKRFNMAIAVIKREDLAGIEAEAEAVEGVANFLNALLNVKLVMVLRETEDGYVKGSMRSTDADVSLLAKAMGGGGHKKAAGFSVRGRLDKINGQWTVV; encoded by the coding sequence ATGACGCAAGAAATCACAAGCCAGCGCATTTTTAGCCGCATTATGGGGGCCAAAAGCCCGCTTTTTGTGATTCACAAAAAACCGGACGGCGATGCCATCGGTTCGGCGCTCGCGCTCGCGCACTGGCTGGAGGAATCGGGCCGGCCGGCGCCCGTGTTTTGCCGCGATCCTGCCCCCGGACATTATGATTTTTTGCCGCGTTTCGGAAATATTACCGCGGATGAGGAAATTTTTTTCCAGCCCGGCGTTGATCTCATTGTGGTCCTGGATTCCGGAGACGCCATGTACGCCGGCGTGCAGGAAATTTTCGCGCGCCTCTCGCCGGAGATTACGGTTATAAACATTGATCACCACCCGACCAATCAGCATTACGGCGAGCTCAATCTGGTTGATGCCGGCGCTTCGTCAACCGCCGAAGTGATTTATAATTTTTTTGTGCATAACGGCGTGCGCGTTGATAAGTACATGGCGACCGCCCTGCTTTCCGGCATTCTGACCGATACCACGAATTTCACCAATCCCGCCACCACGGTAAGTTCAATGAGCGCGGCTTCGGATCTTGTGGGTTTGGGCGCGCGTGCAAACGATATTTCAAAATATCTGCTTAAGAACAAATCAATTGATGCGCTCCGCCTCTGGGGACGGGCGCTCGCGCGGCTTGAAGAAAACAAGCGGTTCAACATGGCGATTGCGGTCATCAAGCGCGAAGACCTTGCCGGCATTGAGGCCGAAGCCGAAGCGGTTGAAGGCGTGGCGAATTTTTTGAACGCGCTTTTGAATGTCAAACTCGTCATGGTTCTCCGCGAAACCGAGGACGGATATGTCAAAGGCAGCATGCGCTCCACCGATGCCGATGTTTCGCTCCTTGCCAAAGCCATGGGCGGCGGCGGTCACAAAAAAGCCGCCGGTTTTTCGGTCCGCGGCCGGCTTGATAAAATTAATGGGCAATGGACAGTCGTATAA
- a CDS encoding AAA family ATPase codes for MFLERLELQGFKTFALKTTLEFLAPAGDKKGTTAIVGPNGSGKSNIADAVRWAMGEQSLKLLRGKKSEDVIFSGTPKRSRAGFAEVSLYLNNEDRAADIDYSELVITRRLYRDGVTEYYLNNNKARLQDIQLLLAQANFGQRSYAVIGQGMVDHILVATPQERKEFFDEAAGVKQYQIKRQSSVNKLEASRENLNQALLVMQEIEPRLRSLTRLAKRLERREETEAELGELQKKYYGTLWKDISEKIVIQERNYKVIDEELIDAKSRLETLQSEFSKMEREEPRGDVFSGLQNDYQQLMNEKSALREKQFDLQRKIELASLKEKKAPPVPVAMILSELEEIDALGEEAMRAIEAGGDAPEKIRTLAKKIKDLLAKLKQPDQAMALDPGMEKDLKEIAKGLIAIDNKISAVQQKITNFNKDEEAKRGRFFSIQRELQEKGVRVHDLESRLNDVKIEQARFETKRESLEQEMRQDLAERAEEMKSYVPTESVSPEAIYPEMARLKHQLDLIGAIDPETLAEYNETQERFTYLEGQTKDLSGAIDSLEQIIGELDQKIKAQSESAFRNLNREFEKYFKLLFGGGEARLIQVNEEITDEEPEEAEAPTSAERNVGEEAPEEMPFEEKPAAKKKIITGVEIQATPPGKRLKSINALSGGERALTSIALICAIMTNNPSPFIVLDEVDAALDESNSIKFSKIIDELSKKTQFIVISHNRATMDVARVLYGVTMGDDGVSKMLSVKLEEAAAKA; via the coding sequence ATGTTTTTAGAGAGACTGGAGCTCCAAGGCTTTAAAACCTTTGCGCTCAAAACCACCCTGGAATTCCTAGCGCCCGCCGGCGACAAAAAGGGCACCACCGCGATTGTCGGGCCGAACGGCTCGGGCAAATCCAACATCGCGGACGCGGTGCGCTGGGCAATGGGCGAGCAGAGCCTCAAGCTTCTTCGCGGCAAGAAAAGCGAAGACGTGATTTTTTCGGGCACGCCGAAGCGCAGCCGCGCCGGCTTTGCCGAGGTTTCGCTGTATCTCAATAACGAAGACCGCGCCGCGGATATTGATTATTCCGAACTCGTGATCACGCGGCGGCTCTACCGCGACGGCGTGACCGAATACTACCTCAACAACAACAAGGCGCGTCTCCAGGACATCCAGCTCTTGCTCGCGCAGGCAAACTTCGGCCAGCGGAGCTACGCGGTCATCGGCCAGGGCATGGTTGATCATATCCTGGTCGCTACCCCGCAGGAGCGCAAAGAATTTTTTGATGAAGCGGCCGGGGTCAAACAATATCAAATAAAAAGACAGTCGTCGGTTAATAAACTTGAAGCAAGCCGCGAAAATCTGAACCAGGCATTGCTTGTGATGCAGGAAATCGAGCCGCGGCTCCGCTCGCTCACCCGGCTCGCGAAAAGGCTGGAACGGCGCGAAGAAACCGAGGCCGAGCTCGGCGAACTCCAGAAAAAATATTACGGCACATTATGGAAAGATATTTCCGAAAAAATCGTAATCCAGGAACGGAATTACAAAGTGATTGACGAGGAACTCATTGACGCCAAAAGCCGGCTTGAGACCCTGCAGTCCGAATTTTCCAAAATGGAGCGCGAAGAGCCGCGGGGCGACGTGTTCTCCGGCCTGCAGAACGACTACCAGCAGCTCATGAACGAGAAATCCGCTCTGCGCGAAAAGCAGTTTGATCTGCAGAGAAAAATCGAACTCGCGAGCCTCAAGGAAAAAAAGGCGCCGCCCGTGCCCGTGGCCATGATCCTGTCCGAACTTGAAGAGATTGACGCCCTGGGCGAAGAGGCGATGCGCGCGATTGAAGCAGGCGGAGATGCGCCGGAAAAAATCCGGACCCTGGCAAAAAAAATCAAAGACCTGCTCGCCAAACTAAAACAGCCTGACCAGGCGATGGCGCTCGACCCGGGCATGGAAAAAGATCTAAAAGAGATTGCCAAGGGACTCATTGCGATTGACAACAAAATTTCCGCGGTCCAGCAAAAAATTACCAATTTCAATAAAGACGAAGAGGCAAAACGCGGCCGATTTTTTTCCATTCAGCGCGAACTGCAGGAAAAAGGCGTACGCGTGCACGATCTGGAGTCGCGGCTGAACGACGTGAAGATAGAACAAGCCCGCTTTGAGACAAAACGAGAATCGCTTGAACAGGAAATGCGGCAGGATCTGGCCGAGCGCGCCGAAGAAATGAAATCTTACGTGCCGACCGAATCGGTTTCACCCGAAGCGATCTATCCGGAGATGGCGCGGCTCAAACATCAGCTTGACCTCATCGGCGCGATTGATCCCGAGACACTCGCCGAATACAACGAGACGCAGGAACGATTTACATATCTCGAAGGCCAAACCAAGGATCTCTCCGGAGCGATTGATTCGCTCGAGCAAATCATCGGCGAGCTTGACCAAAAAATAAAAGCCCAGAGCGAAAGCGCGTTCCGCAACCTGAACCGCGAATTTGAAAAATATTTTAAACTCCTATTCGGCGGCGGCGAAGCGCGACTTATCCAGGTGAATGAAGAAATAACCGACGAGGAGCCGGAAGAGGCCGAGGCCCCGACTTCCGCGGAGCGGAACGTCGGGGAAGAGGCGCCCGAAGAAATGCCGTTTGAGGAAAAGCCCGCGGCCAAGAAAAAAATCATCACCGGCGTGGAGATTCAGGCCACTCCCCCGGGCAAGCGCCTGAAATCCATCAACGCGCTCTCCGGCGGCGAGCGCGCGCTTACTTCGATTGCCCTGATTTGCGCGATAATGACCAACAATCCGTCGCCGTTTATCGTCTTAGACGAGGTTGACGCCGCGCTGGATGAGTCCAACTCAATAAAATTCTCAAAAATCATTGATGAGCTTTCAAAGAAGACCCAGTTCATCGTGATCTCGCATAACCGCGCGACCATGGACGTGGCGCGCGTTCTTTACGGCGTCACCATGGGCGATGACGGGGTTTCAAAAATGCTTTCCGTGAAGCTCGAGGAAGCCGCGGCCAAGGCTTGA
- the trmD gene encoding tRNA (guanosine(37)-N1)-methyltransferase TrmD, producing MKKKTIQFDFISIFPEVFEPYFEVGVLGKAVKNKLITIKVHNLRKWTSDRHRSVDDQPYGGGAGMVMMVEPFDRAVKAVKKRGKKTRVILLSPRGNIFSQKDVPRLINYDQLIFLCGRYSSVDERVSELVADEELSVGEYIITGGELAAMIIADAVGRHIPGTIGCEISLEGETYSKKGYKEFPQYTRPENYKGKKVPKILLSGDHAKIKKWREKSA from the coding sequence ATGAAGAAAAAAACAATACAATTTGATTTTATATCGATTTTTCCCGAAGTGTTTGAGCCTTATTTCGAGGTTGGTGTTTTGGGCAAGGCGGTTAAGAATAAATTGATTACAATCAAGGTGCACAATCTTAGAAAATGGACCAGTGACAGGCACCGGTCGGTTGACGATCAGCCTTACGGCGGCGGCGCCGGCATGGTAATGATGGTTGAACCGTTTGACCGGGCGGTTAAAGCAGTAAAAAAACGCGGTAAAAAAACCCGCGTAATATTGCTCTCTCCCCGGGGTAATATTTTTTCGCAAAAAGATGTGCCGCGGCTCATAAATTATGATCAGCTGATATTTTTGTGCGGGCGTTATTCATCGGTCGATGAACGGGTCAGCGAACTCGTGGCGGATGAAGAGCTTAGCGTCGGCGAATATATTATTACCGGCGGAGAGCTGGCTGCCATGATTATTGCCGATGCGGTCGGCCGGCACATTCCCGGGACAATCGGATGCGAGATATCGCTTGAAGGAGAAACCTATTCCAAGAAAGGATATAAAGAGTTTCCCCAATATACCCGGCCGGAAAATTATAAGGGCAAAAAAGTGCCCAAAATCCTGCTTTCCGGCGATCACGCAAAAATCAAGAAATGGCGGGAAAAATCAGCGTGA
- a CDS encoding DUF3006 domain-containing protein, which translates to MNKELFRKGVIDRFEGDKAVIRLDDGQNIIWPVSDLPEGLAEGAAVRLVLYTSETDEAEREKLAKTILNEILKDGENE; encoded by the coding sequence ATGAATAAAGAGCTTTTCAGAAAAGGCGTGATTGACCGGTTTGAAGGCGACAAGGCCGTCATCCGGCTCGATGACGGACAGAATATTATCTGGCCGGTTTCCGACCTGCCGGAGGGCTTAGCCGAAGGCGCGGCCGTGCGGCTCGTGCTCTACACGAGCGAAACCGACGAAGCCGAGCGCGAGAAACTCGCCAAAACAATTCTCAATGAAATTTTAAAAGATGGGGAAAACGAATAA
- a CDS encoding KH domain-containing protein produces the protein MAKYDDQEFVETIVRCIVNNPKDVKTERTVDERGVLITLFLNPADMGYVIGKQGQTARSIRTLLKIVGAKNNARVNLKINEPEGGRGPRPRPENADIDTSAVDDLSI, from the coding sequence ATGGCGAAATACGACGATCAAGAATTTGTTGAAACAATTGTAAGATGCATCGTCAATAACCCCAAGGATGTTAAGACCGAGCGCACGGTCGACGAGCGCGGCGTCTTAATCACCCTTTTCCTGAATCCGGCCGACATGGGCTATGTTATTGGCAAGCAGGGCCAGACCGCCCGCTCAATCCGCACGCTCCTCAAGATCGTTGGCGCGAAAAACAACGCTCGCGTTAACCTCAAGATCAACGAGCCGGAAGGCGGCCGCGGACCCAGACCAAGGCCAGAAAACGCCGACATCGACACTTCGGCTGTTGACGACCTCAGCATATAA
- a CDS encoding Hsp20/alpha crystallin family protein, with the protein MPTPIIQQFGTPNEQETYFTPTEEGQLAVDVFEQGDNIIIRSTIAGVKPEDLDISVENDMITIRGRRHEEDMARGRNYFFQECYWGSFSRTIILPVHIKGDEAEAILKNGVLTIVIPRAHKTARVAVQGLDEVYE; encoded by the coding sequence ATGCCAACGCCGATTATCCAACAATTCGGAACGCCGAACGAACAGGAAACATACTTTACCCCGACCGAGGAGGGCCAGCTTGCGGTTGATGTTTTTGAGCAGGGCGACAATATCATCATCCGCTCAACCATCGCCGGGGTTAAGCCCGAGGATCTGGACATTTCCGTTGAAAACGACATGATTACCATCCGCGGCCGCCGCCACGAAGAAGACATGGCCCGCGGACGGAATTATTTTTTTCAGGAATGCTACTGGGGAAGTTTTTCCCGCACCATCATCCTGCCGGTGCATATCAAGGGAGATGAAGCCGAAGCGATTTTAAAAAACGGCGTTCTGACCATTGTCATACCCAGGGCGCACAAAACCGCGCGCGTGGCGGTGCAGGGGCTTGATGAGGTATATGAATAA
- the clpP gene encoding ATP-dependent Clp endopeptidase proteolytic subunit ClpP, which produces MTKNNREPESQILIPTVIEKTTYGERAYDIYSRLLKDRIIFLGMPVDDNVANIIIAQLLFLESQDPKKDIKLYINSPGGSVTAGLAVYDTMQLVKPDVSTICVGMAASMAAVLMAAGAKGKRFVLPNSEIMIHQVMGGMEGQAADIKIRAERILRIKDRLNEILAEHTGQPIAKVEKDTDRDYFMTPEESVKYGIADKVIKK; this is translated from the coding sequence ATGACAAAAAATAACCGTGAACCCGAATCCCAGATTCTGATACCGACCGTCATCGAAAAAACAACCTATGGCGAGCGCGCCTATGATATTTATTCGCGCCTCCTCAAAGACCGGATTATCTTTTTAGGCATGCCGGTTGACGACAATGTCGCGAACATTATTATCGCCCAGCTTCTGTTTTTGGAATCACAGGATCCGAAAAAAGACATCAAGCTCTATATTAATTCTCCGGGCGGTTCGGTGACCGCCGGGCTTGCGGTCTACGACACCATGCAGCTTGTAAAACCCGATGTTTCCACCATCTGCGTCGGCATGGCCGCTTCAATGGCCGCGGTCTTGATGGCCGCCGGCGCCAAGGGCAAGCGCTTCGTATTGCCGAACTCGGAGATTATGATCCATCAGGTCATGGGCGGCATGGAAGGCCAGGCCGCGGACATCAAAATCCGCGCCGAACGGATTCTGCGCATCAAAGACCGCCTGAATGAAATCCTTGCCGAGCACACCGGCCAGCCTATAGCCAAAGTTGAAAAAGACACGGACCGCGATTATTTTATGACCCCGGAAGAGTCGGTAAAATATGGCATCGCGGATAAGGTGATTAAGAAATAA
- the rpsP gene encoding 30S ribosomal protein S16 has translation MLHIRLARVGKVKQPTYRLVISEKSRDPWGRVLENLGNYNPRAKEKVINFNIERIKYYIERGAQTSNTVHNLLVSQGIISGKKRKSVKVSDRRRARIAEAKTKAEADKAKAEAAAAAAVPTAVGTPEPEPPAPAETPAPVPETPTPAAETPAPAETPAPAEAPAEEPKA, from the coding sequence ATGCTTCATATCCGACTTGCGCGAGTTGGCAAGGTAAAACAGCCGACCTACCGCCTGGTTATTTCGGAAAAAAGCCGCGATCCCTGGGGCCGGGTTCTTGAAAATCTGGGAAACTATAATCCCCGCGCCAAAGAAAAAGTCATTAATTTCAATATTGAACGCATCAAATATTACATTGAGCGGGGCGCCCAGACTTCAAACACGGTGCACAATTTGCTCGTGAGCCAGGGAATTATTTCCGGCAAAAAACGCAAGAGCGTTAAAGTATCGGACCGGCGCCGCGCCCGAATTGCCGAAGCCAAAACCAAGGCTGAAGCCGATAAAGCCAAGGCTGAAGCCGCCGCCGCCGCGGCAGTCCCGACAGCGGTCGGGACTCCGGAACCCGAACCGCCCGCTCCGGCAGAGACCCCGGCACCAGTACCGGAAACTCCGACTCCGGCTGCAGAAACGCCCGCTCCGGCAGAAACTCCGGCCCCGGCAGAAGCACCCGCCGAGGAGCCAAAGGCGTAA
- a CDS encoding VanW family protein gives MGKTNKKNKPEIKRNKSLLPPALARIFSHWAVLGALAAVLICGIIYGTSWAYAKNYENKIFPGVKIGSVDIGGLTRDQASEKLSQAIQDFLDNGFTLKHADKQVALMTNEINEQNPEASRELVNYNIDSMISAAWNLGREASWLSRISSQARARTLGVELAAEFGIEENSVVAFMKNIFKEYDSPAANARIMITMADNSTNPILTVEPEHSGQTLDYAAALSEIEKQLLLIESAPIELESVADEPEISAAEAEEMLPAISQAMALAPVKIKYSTDFENFSWNIASEDFAAWLTLKKAADGNILIGFLEEGVKTTLAEAANLIEVEPQNAKFKMENNRVIEFAGSNDGITIDWPATIANFEQLLLTDKQKDAAIIVKITEPEIKIADLNDLGIKELIGVGRSNFKGSPVNRRHNIRVGSEKLNGLLVPADEEFSTITNLAPVNAENGYLPELVIKENKTLPEYGGGLCQIGTTMFRVAISAGLPITERNPHSYRVVYYEPAGKDAAVYEMHPDLRFLNDTENYILIQTRIEGDELVFEFWGTPDNREIYQSDSRITNITSPPALKEVETLDLAPGEKKCTESAHAGADAEFDYKVTYPDGKVKETTFTSHYRPWGAVCLIGVAELSTPPVDEASTPGDNPAEPVIPE, from the coding sequence ATGGGGAAAACGAATAAGAAAAACAAACCGGAAATAAAGCGCAATAAATCCTTGCTGCCCCCGGCTTTAGCAAGGATTTTTTCGCATTGGGCCGTGCTCGGCGCGCTGGCCGCGGTTTTGATTTGCGGAATTATCTACGGCACGTCCTGGGCATACGCCAAAAATTATGAAAATAAAATTTTTCCGGGCGTAAAAATCGGATCAGTTGATATCGGCGGTTTAACCCGCGATCAGGCGTCCGAAAAACTGTCGCAGGCGATCCAAGATTTTCTGGACAATGGCTTCACTCTCAAGCACGCGGACAAACAGGTCGCGCTTATGACAAACGAGATTAATGAGCAGAATCCGGAAGCAAGCCGCGAACTGGTAAATTATAATATTGACAGCATGATTTCCGCGGCCTGGAATCTGGGCCGTGAAGCATCCTGGCTCAGTAGAATAAGCAGCCAGGCACGCGCCCGAACGCTTGGCGTTGAGCTTGCGGCAGAATTCGGCATTGAAGAAAATTCGGTTGTCGCATTTATGAAAAACATCTTCAAGGAATACGATTCCCCGGCCGCGAACGCGCGCATTATGATCACCATGGCTGATAATTCCACGAATCCGATTCTCACGGTTGAACCCGAACATTCGGGCCAGACCCTTGATTATGCAGCCGCGCTTTCGGAAATTGAAAAACAGCTCTTGCTTATTGAGTCCGCGCCGATTGAACTTGAATCCGTGGCCGATGAGCCGGAGATTAGTGCCGCGGAAGCCGAAGAGATGCTCCCTGCGATAAGCCAGGCCATGGCGCTCGCGCCGGTCAAAATAAAATACTCGACTGATTTTGAAAATTTCAGCTGGAACATCGCGTCCGAGGATTTTGCCGCGTGGCTCACTCTCAAAAAAGCGGCTGACGGAAATATCCTGATCGGCTTTTTGGAAGAAGGGGTTAAAACAACCCTCGCCGAGGCCGCGAATTTGATTGAGGTTGAACCGCAGAATGCAAAATTTAAAATGGAAAACAACCGCGTTATTGAATTTGCCGGCAGTAACGACGGAATCACCATCGATTGGCCGGCGACAATCGCAAATTTTGAGCAATTACTGCTCACCGACAAACAAAAGGACGCCGCAATCATTGTAAAAATTACCGAACCGGAAATTAAAATCGCGGACTTAAATGATTTGGGCATCAAAGAGCTCATCGGCGTCGGCCGTTCCAATTTCAAGGGCTCGCCGGTCAACCGGCGCCACAATATCCGCGTGGGCAGCGAAAAACTGAACGGACTCTTGGTACCGGCGGATGAGGAATTCTCAACCATCACGAATCTCGCCCCGGTCAACGCGGAAAACGGCTATTTGCCTGAACTTGTAATTAAAGAAAATAAAACCCTACCCGAATACGGCGGCGGCCTTTGTCAGATCGGCACGACCATGTTCCGCGTCGCAATTTCGGCCGGCCTGCCAATTACCGAACGCAATCCACATTCATACCGCGTGGTTTATTACGAACCCGCGGGAAAAGACGCGGCAGTCTATGAAATGCATCCGGACTTGAGATTTTTAAACGATACGGAAAATTATATTTTAATCCAGACGCGCATTGAGGGCGATGAATTGGTTTTTGAATTTTGGGGCACACCCGACAACCGCGAGATTTATCAGTCCGATTCGCGCATCACTAATATCACTTCTCCTCCGGCACTTAAAGAGGTGGAAACTTTAGATCTCGCGCCGGGCGAAAAAAAGTGCACCGAAAGCGCCCATGCCGGAGCCGATGCGGAATTTGATTACAAAGTAACCTATCCGGACGGCAAAGTGAAAGAAACCACGTTTACCTCCCATTACCGCCCCTGGGGCGCGGTGTGCCTTATCGGCGTGGCCGAGCTCTCCACCCCGCCGGTTGATGAAGCGAGCACGCCGGGCGACAATCCGGCCGAACCAGTCATTCCGGAATGA